The genomic region GTTAACGGCTCTCTGTTCCTACAATTACCAGGAAAGGTCCACAACACCTGAAGGTGACCTAGGCTCTGCTCCTGCCAGCAGCTCCAAGGTCTCCCACAGCCCCACGGTTCCAGGCATTTCTAgcctcctgctcccctccccactaCAGGGGCTCAAACAAAGCAGAAGAATTTCTTCCATCTGCACCGGGAGAGCGTCCGGACGCCCTTGGCATTGAGCTTCTTCTCCAGTCTGGCCTTGTGCTCGATGGCACTGAGAATAGCTGCATCGAACACCTCCTTCAAGTTCTTTTGAGTCAgagcagagcattccaggtaccCCCGGGCTCGGATCTTTTCAGCCAAGCCCTGAGCCTGCGGATGAGGCACAGGTGTTTCCCGACCCCCTTGGTCCAACTGGATCAGTACATTAACATCATCCCGCAAATCAGCCTGAGTGCCCACTAGCAAAACAGGAGCCTGGGGGTTGTGGGTTCGAATCTCAGGCAGCCACTTCTCTGTGATGTTTTGGAAGGAGCCAGGCTGCACGACACTGAAGCAGGCCAGGAAGACATCTGTGTCTGGGTAACAGAGGGATCTAAGGCGGTCGAAGTCCTCCTAGAGcaggaaataaattaaaatcagCAAAAGAATGGTGGCGATAAGTCGAAGGGATGGTTAGGAAATATTAACACCCTCAATTGAGACTGGAGGGAGCTAACATTGCCTCCTTTGTGCCTTATGCTCAATGTTGCCCCTTTCTAGCCCATCTCTCACCAAAAAAATTTAGGTAATAAAAGATTAATGAAGAGTTGATAGGGATGCACACCTTCCTCACCTGGGCAGAGAGGTGGTGGTGTACAggtacagaatgaagcatacattTGCAGACATGATCAGCGGATGGGTGTTTCGCTTAGACATTTCTTTGTTCTATGGTGATATTTTCCCCTTCTTCACCCTCCCCCATTCCAGGTTGTTTTTATgagttgttttcccccattagaatggaagggCCTATATTGCTTCAatgtgtattcccagcacttacaGAAGTGCCTAGTACTTAgcaaggacttaataaatacttgtggactgactgggggatggggagagaagttAATGGAAAGTGAGAGTAAgatctttttttgaacatcttaaaAAGCTGATGAATGAGGAGGCTGGAgactctcctccctccaccccttctaGAGTCCTGATGCCAAGCCAGGGGGTTATCGTTCTTCTTACCTGTCCAGCTGTGTCCCAGAGCTCAATCCGGACTGGGGCTCCATCCACCAAGACTTGTACTGCATTGAGAGAAAGTCTCAGAACCATCAGGAAATCCTTTCCTTCAAACCAATACTCCCTTCTCCATCCCCAAGTGTTCCTGTCCTAGACCTCCACCCCCCTCACCACTGTAGGGTCCCAAGAATCAAAACAGGtttgaaatggaagggaccttaaggccCAGATCCttcagaaactgaagcccagggaaacGTGAGAATGGGAGAGCCCAGTCTATACTCATGGATTTTGTGTCCAGGGCTCTTTGCCGCACAGCAGATCTATTTCCTTGGCTCTGTGGGTGCCTccttaccgcccccccccccagccaccCACAtccagggggaggagaggagcctATATCGCCAGTGAGTGGTCCTGGGCCTCTGAATTGATCCAGTCCAGTCCagtcccagccccaccccccacgCCCGGACCTAACAGTACCGGAGAAGGTGTCCAGCGCCGTGGGCCGATAGCAGGCGGGGTACCCATTGCAGGTGTAGCTGACGATGAGGCTGCTCTTGCCCACCGCCCCGTCGCCCACCAGCACGCACTTGATGCCCAGCTCCGGGGGCGCGCTGCCCCGCCGCGGGGGAGGGGTCGGGGCCCGGACCGGAGGCGGCTCCGGCTCAGCCAGCTCCCGCGGAGGCATGGCCGGCTCCCCGGTATGGCAGGGGCGCCGGCTCTGGATAGGGGGCCTCAGTCCGCTAGCCTTAAGCCCTCTCCTTTCAGACAGGCTCCGCTCCTGGGTAGCCTCACAGCTCTGAGATCTCCCTCTGGAAAAGCCGAGCTGGCCCGGCCCTCCCTACCCTTGGTTCATTAGCATAGGTCCGCCCTCCTCCTTTGCATATTCTACCTGGCCGAACGCCGGCCCTGCCCACCGGTccacctccttcccacccccttaGTGATTTCCCTACTGGAAAGGATCCAGGAAAGACATACACGGAAAAAAGATCGACTGGCAGAAATTTACGTTACCCAGGCACAGAAACACCCAGTAAGGAGACAAAGAGACAAGCATAAACAAAGAAACTGGGAGACACcccaagagcaaaaaaaaaaaaattgaaaaagaaaaagaaacagacatTCACCTAAGGAAAGAAAGGGGCCGGCCACCTTCCTACAGAAATGCTGAACACAGAGAAGGGAAAGCCACTGTCTGTCCTAACCCTGCCAATTCatgggatcacaggatttagaatgGAAAGTTCTTCCCCTTTAATCTagtttttttctgcttttgacACCACCGAgctcttttctcttctaatttcctAGAGAGGCCATGGGTCACCAGAAAAGAAGTTAACAAGCAGgggttgtttaatttttttccttgtatccgCCTACCCCTACCTCCACCCCGTGCCCaggacagttcctggcacatgtgtaataggaacttaataaatgcatgtagaTTGATTAAGAAGTCCAAGTAGGGTGCTATTGAAAGATCCAAAGGAAGGTCTCCAGTGTGCTGAGTGGATCCTTCATGGCTCTTTATAAAAAGATAGGGGCCAGAATTTCATCAGAATAGAAAGGCTGGGAGGAGTTGCAATCTGTCTTAGTGAAGGGACGAGGATGAGATCATGGGTCTATCAAAGCCACTAAGCAATCTATTCTGggaataaaacaaagcaaattaaATAGACATTGCCCTTGTCCTGggaggagtttataatctaagacACTTTACCCAGAGTACAGAGAAGTATGGTACATTGGGACCAAAAGACAGGAGACTGGGATCCTCAATTCTATCACTAACTGACAATACAATCTtgggaaatcatttaatctctgagtctcagttttctcatctataaaacgagggcaataatatttttactattttaaatatttgcacTCATCAGCAAGATTGTTGTCAGGaaaatattatgtaaattgtAAACTATTATTCTGAACCATCTTGGTATCAAAGACTctagggttcaaatcttagccctCCCACTTACCTGCATGCCCCTAAGTCCGAAACTTCTGAGGCAAAGTTTCTTCCATCTGTAATAGTGCAttacaggtttgttgtgaagaaaaaaaatgagataaatgtaTGTAAGgggctttgtgaaccttaaagcaatgtataaacattagttattatAATGAATGCTCCTTCACTTTTGGTGACCTTCCTTGTACTCTGGGTGAGAGGTTTTTTTAGGCTGTAAACTAGGGCAGGGCAGGATGTATTTAATTTGCTTTCATGTGGTTTTCTCAGGGTCAGAGACAAGAATcaaactctgactccaaatccaatattctttccactacaacataCCCTCTCCTTCCTAAACAGGTCCATTCATCCAATCAACTTTGTGTGATGACACTCAGGGACAGCAGGTATCTAGAAACTGGTAGTTCAGGCTCTAATGGCTTGGGAAACTTTCCATTCACCAATACTGCGAAACCTCTTTTACAAATAATCATTCATTCCTGAGCCATTTTAGACAGAGTAGCTGGCATTTAAGGAGTCCACATTAAGGAAAAGAgcatgggaagggggagggggttcAGGAAAaactgggctcaaatcctacctctgacacatataggCTCACATTGGGAGCTCCCAAGTAGATGGAATTGCAGGTCTAGTCCAAAAATGGCAAAACAACATATGGAGAGCATCCCAGCAGTGTGGCAGAGAGAATGGAGATCTGTACTTGGaacggaagacctgagttcccattctgcttctgacactagctgtgagactgggcaaattacttatccTCTCTTAACCTCAGACTTATCTATTAAGTTGAGGTCTGCATTGGTGACTCTCAAATCCAGCccagattttatatacatattaaagGAAAGGCACAGGTTCATTTCTCAAAGACCTTACAACCTAATAATCTATTAGCCTGTGACTCCAATGGAAGATTGAAGACCACCAAAATTTCACATGTTTTTTGAGGTAGAGGAAGCAGAGttggaaaatggaaaggaaaggactgATGGAGGAAAGCAGAATTTTGAACAGTCTCCTATATCTGACTTTTTCCCCCCTAGTTATTACAGGGAACAACTTTTTCGGTTAATCTGAAAACTATCAAATCTCCATTAAAGTTCTACTCTGGTACCTTGTCACATTAGGAAAATGGACTTGGTTCTTAAAGGTGATGCCAGATATGCATATGTCAGGAGATTCTATAAAGCTAGAAAAGTTTTAGCGAATCAATCAatcggcaagcatttattatgcacctactatatgcctgtAACAACAATaatggctagcagcagctgttgaggtgttaagacccaacaagaccagcaacaaaagctgcccgcacaggttctttgatccacttttctaaggaaagcaactttaaggggttaatgatctcattttaatcaaacatacacatataattcacttagttcaggggaaaaagccagtaccctgaacttcagagcaaatacaaacaaattacaaatatacattttataaacagagcaaataaacacaaatcttatctgtctgaccaaatcacaatagttaccacAGAAGAagcaatgggtctgggttagcaaagctggggggggcggggcacacagttacaatggcttgtccagagtctcaacactccttctatcagtgagccccaaaggcaaaatgccaacctctgaatttatataccctgttcaaggtcaaagggcatcacaacgtgtgattcaaacccacatgacctaaaagcttctggcgtcACAAACATGCGACTCACACGCATGTAAACTAGGCTCTctcttgaggtaagcaggtcatcaaagactcctgatttaattaaaaaaaaaaaacaaaggccagattcatcaagggcacttgattaaacaagcgtttcaaaagagaaaacagtaaaaaagtcccaccttaattactgcaacaatgccaaaggatttttaaaaaccaacaaaGCAATTCTTGCCTTGGAAAAGCTTATATTCCATTAGGAGAAGCAATATATACATAAGTAAGCATAAGAAAGCATAAACaggacatatacaaaaataattccAAGGTAAATTTTTTGGGAGGATACTTGGGGGATCAGAGTTGTTGAACTGATCACTGAAATACAGCATGTTTATCAGCTAAGGACCACCTTAGCTATGCTTGGAGAGGCTCAGCCTCAACAACTCATGAAGACAGTCCACTAAAGCAAGTAAGGGTCATGAACTACAGCAGTGGAGAGAGAAcctagaaagatgaaatgatgcaTCCTTAAAGTAACAGAAATCACAGCTAGAAAATACTCACCAGCTGATTTAAGAACAATTGTCCTGAAGGTAACAGAGACTGAATGATCCTCCAAGCTTCATTCATATATCCCAATCAATCCCATTGTCTGAATCTCGAGAGCAGAGGTTCTTTACCTGGGTCCGtcaaaggggggaggggaggtcagtaattttttttttctattttgacaattgtatttaaatataatttatttttttgcaatGTTATGTACTTATGtactttattttctgcatttaaatctttctgagaagagatccataagACTGTCAAAGGGATCTTTGACACAAAAAGGTTTAAAAACCCCTGCTTCAGGCTCATATTTTAGAGCTTTTTGTGAACCAGAAAACTATGAGATCAacctgtgttttttaaaaatatatatataattttattgatatttttatctttatctctctcACATTTTTCCAATGGATCTATCATCCCTGTCCCTTCTAGAGaatcatcctttataacaaagaaaaaagaggaaagaaaatagtttagcaaaaccacttaacattaaaaaaagtctGATATTACCTGCAGTGTTCCATATCCATAGACACTATCTCTGCTGTCATATTTCCTCTTTGGGACTTGTTTATCGTAATCTCAGAGCGTTCAGGTTTGACTTTTGTTGTTGGTCAtgtgaggtatttttttttaattcgtcAAATTATTAAGAGGTTGGGCCCCAAAACTGTTCTGTATACTTGTCCTACAGAaaacagacccaccagcagcttgGTAGCAAAACTTGAGGGCTGTAGTAATAAGAGTTTAGTTGAAATTCTAGTACATAGATTTGTAGAAGACCTCATCCACTCAATTCATCCAACAGTACTTTTGAGAAATAATCATAATTTTTATGAgagctgtgattttattagtatagggaGCTCCAATGAACATCTGATACTTCTGTAGTTTATTGTCTTAGAGAATgactagggcactgagaagttaggtgacttgtccaggttcacacagcccaGATATACCAGAGGCGTGCTTGAACagaagtattcctgactccaaggccagcactgtATCTACCTGGCCATGctgcatcatcatcaccatcaccatcatcatcatcatcatcatcaccatcatcaccatcaccatcatcatcatcaccatcatcatcatcatcaccatcatcatcaccatcaccatcatcatcatcatcaccaccatcatcaccatcatcatcatcaccatcatcatcatcatcatcatcaccatcaccatcatcatcaccatcaccatcatcatcaccatcaccatcatcatcatgatcatcaccaccatcatcatcatcaccatcaccatcatcatcaccatcaccatcatcaccatcatcatcatcatcaccatcatcaccatcatcatcaccatcaccatcatcatcatcatcaccatcaccatcatcatcaccatcaccatcatcaccatcatcaccatcatcatcatcaccatcatcaccatcatcaccatcaccatcatcatcatcatcaccatcaccatcatcaccatcatcatcatcaccatcatcatcatcatcaccatcatcatcatcatcatcaccatcaccatcatcatcaccatcaccatcatcatcatcatcaccattatcataatcatcatcatcaccatcaccatcatcaccatcatcatcatcatcatgatgtaATAGTTATAGTACTAATAGGTTACTTTATAGTTGACAAAAATtttttcccaacaaccctgttGGGTAGATTATGAAAGTGTTATTagctccattctacagatgaggaaactgagggttggaggagttaagagacttgcccaaagtccttGGGAAGTagtggtggagagagagagagatgaggaagagaagaaggaggaagaggaggagagggagggatctCTCATTCATTTCACTAAATCATACTGCCAAAAGAAAGGTGGATAAAGATCGAAGGTGGAAATTATCCAGGAGTGGAGTGGCTTATCTGGAGGAGGTcagaaaggagaagaggcagagatttgaggggaaaaaagagtgcATAGCTGAAAAGGTGACCAGAGAAGGTCTGACTGTGCAGGGAGGGATGTGAAGCTATTGGCTATGGAGAACATAGTAGTCCATAGAAGTCTGGGTCATACACAGATATTTCATCGCATAATTTTCACCGCTGCATAATAATCACACccttttttttcagtccaaaaattggtttataacctttcgtCGCATAATCTTTGTATGGTATCATTCTGTTCCTCACACTgcttaaaagataaacaggataGCACCAGTAAGCATATGGATATGCATTTCTCTCTTGCACTTTGTGAGACAGAGCCCAGAATTCTCAGCACATGCccattgtcagtatatttctgaAAGCACACTTGTGTGGTTCCTTTAGAGCACTACAGTACTAACTGTATTATCACTCAACCCAGTGAAGAGCTGTAGGGGCAAGGTGAGTGGGCAGGAAGGCAAAGCTGCCCTGAGTAAGTCACGTGATAcggtaagacttgcatcttcctACACAAGCTAACCTATACAGTTTGTCTGCCAGTGatacagtttagtaataaatgattttttaagtaatactggcacaGTTAAAAAAAACTGCACATAATGGTCGTACCAtgcttttttgcaaaaaaaaattttggcataaaatctgccaTAACTATGCGGTGAAATATCATTCCATTTGTATGTGGAAGAAAGCTTGTGGAGACCGATTCTCTAGAAGTTTTTCACCTTCCCATCCCTTTCTTCCTGCTGATATAGGGAAGGTCCTCACTACaagcaagagagagaaacaaatcACCAAACCACTAGACCTACCCAGGCGAATGAATCACCTATTTATCAGCTGAACTACAAATCCAGCTGCTGGGAAAGTGCCCTCCTAAGGATGGGTGGAGAATAGGATCATATTCCTACAAGTCTATTCAGGCATTCGACCCCATGGGTACTAAGGTCTAGTCttttcatcttcaatctctccttcttAGACTCCTCCCCACCTTCTAGGAATAACTGAAACCTAGCTTTTCCTTGAGGATCCCTTGTCCCTAAAGGACGTTGTTTCTTCTCTTACTCAGCGCCATCCCATTCAACTTCTCTAATAGCAAGAGTCAACCTTTGTCTTACTCCCAACTGATACATGCAAAACCTTTCTCTGCCAATAACATTCAACAAACTTTTCCCCCTTTGAACTTCTGTAGCATCTGTCTGATTCTATAACTCTGTCCTGATTCTTGTTATTGACAACTATAGACTTCCAGGACATTCCTACTTTCCAATCCAATcagattaagtgcctactaagtgccaggctctgagctaaatcctggggatacaattaatagaaagaaaaacagtccctgccctcaaggagtttataatctaaagaggagagataacacacaaaaggaagaggaaaaggtagAGCAGAGAGAGATGAGGGGTTACCAGATTGTGGGCATCTTGTTCATAGAGTTGAAACTAGGCAAAGcagctgttgttcatccttcatttttgaagaggacctaTGGTGTTaaagggtgatatcttgatttgcgagcaaattggatttaagtgagacagtcACACACTCCTcaaccttactctctcttccagagtcactgaagacCAATGGCAAGAttaaagtcaggacaactggcaatggacTGGGAtccagtggatgaccttagcatctttgatatctgaccaagctctaagtggtccacagctcctgcttcagccaccttcatgaacattggaacaaattgttcttccCTGCCCCTTCGGGCCAggaaagtcttcacgtgcttggggtagacaacctcctaactcaccaatgagtttgaggacttatttagcccatctgcccagacagttttactggggtgtggcttcttggaaccacaggtgaaagttaggtggcaggtggacaccaaggtggatgagcagctctgaaaaaggCTCCATAGCCCTCACActagagatgctagtcctccctgaacacctccAACAGATGAAGAGTGGAGTGAGACAAAAAGTTCAGTTTCTGCcctttataaaggaaggcattgggaagaATTTGCTACTTCCTACTCCAACTCCCCCTCTctgctcctcccccaaccctttaTATAGGTAGCTGACATGCcgtcttcttctcttccccttcctcctggtATCAATAGTCATGTTGCTAACCATTCTAACTCTAGCTCACTCAAACTTCTCAGTTCCCTAACCCCAACCTCTTTAACTCTTATGACTTCTATCTCTACTCTATATCAGTTATCCCCTAGGGTGGTAATACCTTAAATCTCACCATCTGCCCAGTCTCCAAGAGACTGATCTTTGAAATTCCCCTTTCTAACAATAATTTCCTGCCCCACCTCTTCCCTCACCTTCGTTCTCCCAAATTCAGACTACTTCTTCATTTTTAATTGaacaaaatgt from Trichosurus vulpecula isolate mTriVul1 chromosome 8, mTriVul1.pri, whole genome shotgun sequence harbors:
- the RHOV gene encoding rho-related GTP-binding protein RhoV, with the protein product MPPRELAEPEPPPVRAPTPPPRRGSAPPELGIKCVLVGDGAVGKSSLIVSYTCNGYPACYRPTALDTFSVQVLVDGAPVRIELWDTAGQEDFDRLRSLCYPDTDVFLACFSVVQPGSFQNITEKWLPEIRTHNPQAPVLLVGTQADLRDDVNVLIQLDQGGRETPVPHPQAQGLAEKIRARGYLECSALTQKNLKEVFDAAILSAIEHKARLEKKLNAKGVRTLSRCRWKKFFCFV